The Allorhodopirellula heiligendammensis genome includes a window with the following:
- a CDS encoding polyphosphate polymerase domain-containing protein encodes MTEIQVHDQRIELKYLLDADLSQQVRQWARERLGVDAHCSDTFGDSYDVTTLYLDTPELDLFHRTGEIGKAKHRIRRYGAEPTLWVETKRKKTDVVNKNRTATNDGEVVARLSDPSDPTAWCGSWFATRVSERRLQPTVQVHYRRFARTSTLGGENMRLTIDSQLQASAADGWNVASTSDAANQDRIRATDAEILELKFHNTMPVLFKELLMTFAIPVTGFSKYRTAVDAWNLATSAPMLSSVANIDLPSDCPSMC; translated from the coding sequence ATGACTGAGATTCAAGTCCACGACCAACGCATTGAATTGAAATACTTGCTGGATGCTGACCTGTCTCAGCAAGTTCGGCAATGGGCTCGTGAACGCCTTGGTGTTGACGCTCACTGCAGCGACACCTTCGGCGACAGCTACGACGTCACTACGTTGTATCTCGATACCCCTGAGTTGGATCTGTTTCACCGCACTGGCGAGATTGGCAAGGCAAAGCATCGAATTCGCCGCTATGGTGCCGAACCGACTTTGTGGGTCGAAACCAAACGCAAGAAAACGGATGTCGTCAACAAAAACCGTACCGCGACCAACGACGGTGAAGTGGTCGCTCGCTTGTCCGACCCTTCAGATCCGACGGCATGGTGTGGCAGTTGGTTTGCCACGCGGGTCAGCGAGCGTCGCCTGCAGCCCACCGTTCAGGTGCACTATCGCCGCTTCGCGCGAACCTCCACTCTCGGAGGTGAAAATATGCGATTGACCATCGACAGCCAATTGCAGGCCAGCGCCGCTGATGGCTGGAACGTCGCCTCGACATCCGATGCTGCAAACCAAGATCGCATCCGGGCAACTGATGCCGAGATACTTGAACTCAAATTTCACAACACGATGCCAGTTCTCTTTAAGGAACTGCTAATGACTTTCGCTATTCCCGTTACGGGATTCTCAAAGTATCGAACGGCCGTGGATGCATGGAATCTGGCGACCTCTGCACCCATGCTCTCGTCGGTGGCAAACATCGACCTGCCATCGGATTGCCCGTCGATGTGCTGA
- a CDS encoding efflux transporter outer membrane subunit: protein MMRCKLRRIAIIAARQARLGLSWAFAWIAMFGLGCTSPRDWVDNGFKVGPNYRKPCAPIARDWIDADDRRLIGGPVDATAWWAASFNDPVLNQLITEAYSQNLTVRQAGARITQARALRQIVVGNFFPQQQSVSADYSHNLRTGSGGDRHFSAWRGSFGLAWEIDFWGRYRRAIESADADLDASIYEFGDVVVTLVADVAATYIDIRTLQTRLKLIKLNVDNQRKTYELTEIRFRNGESSEVDVQQAKSSLVQTEALVPQVETSLRQSQNLLCILLGMPPEDILEILGPGKIPDVKPEIEIGIPASTLLQRPDVRRAERLLASQSALIGVAESELYPHIALVGTVGRSSDQFDGLFRGGSGFGSVGPSFDWNVLNYGRLVGNIELQEARFQELLAAYRQTALNANLEAENAIVEFLKNQERLRLQLEAAEAADKTNELITLQFLEGEEIDFNRVFSVQNTKTQQEVSAAAAKGDVAQSVVAIYRSLGGGWPSPFLTQPIMTVGEQDTAGIGEAESDDAMGDEAPDGSAEDAADEADTAEEIETPPAERESPIEEVLENPVDESTDD from the coding sequence ATGATGCGGTGTAAACTGAGACGAATTGCGATCATCGCGGCCCGCCAAGCACGGCTAGGGCTGTCATGGGCGTTTGCCTGGATCGCAATGTTCGGTTTGGGATGCACGAGTCCGCGAGATTGGGTCGACAACGGATTCAAGGTGGGTCCCAATTATCGCAAACCGTGCGCTCCCATTGCACGAGACTGGATCGATGCCGATGATCGGCGGTTGATCGGGGGTCCGGTGGACGCCACGGCCTGGTGGGCGGCCTCGTTCAATGATCCGGTTCTCAATCAACTGATCACCGAAGCGTACTCACAGAACCTGACCGTCCGGCAAGCCGGAGCGAGAATCACGCAAGCGCGCGCACTTCGGCAGATTGTCGTCGGTAATTTTTTCCCGCAACAGCAATCCGTTTCAGCCGACTACTCGCACAACCTTCGGACAGGCTCCGGCGGCGATCGACACTTCAGCGCTTGGCGGGGGTCGTTCGGCCTGGCTTGGGAGATCGACTTCTGGGGACGCTACCGCCGCGCGATTGAGTCGGCAGACGCGGATTTGGATGCATCCATTTACGAATTCGGGGACGTGGTGGTTACGCTGGTGGCCGACGTCGCGGCAACTTATATCGATATCCGCACTCTCCAGACACGCTTGAAATTGATCAAGCTCAATGTTGACAACCAACGCAAGACGTATGAACTGACGGAAATTCGTTTTCGCAATGGCGAATCGAGTGAAGTCGATGTGCAACAGGCGAAATCGAGCTTAGTCCAAACCGAGGCGCTCGTCCCGCAAGTCGAAACTTCACTTCGACAATCACAAAACCTGCTGTGCATTCTGCTGGGTATGCCCCCCGAAGATATTCTGGAGATACTGGGGCCGGGGAAGATTCCAGACGTCAAACCTGAGATCGAGATTGGGATCCCAGCCTCCACGCTACTGCAACGACCCGACGTACGCCGCGCAGAACGGTTGCTCGCCTCGCAAAGTGCATTAATCGGTGTGGCCGAATCCGAGCTGTATCCACACATCGCCTTGGTGGGAACAGTCGGCAGAAGTTCGGACCAGTTTGATGGCCTGTTCCGCGGTGGTTCCGGTTTCGGATCGGTGGGTCCCAGTTTCGACTGGAATGTCCTGAATTACGGACGATTAGTTGGGAATATTGAACTTCAGGAGGCCCGCTTCCAAGAGCTGTTGGCAGCCTATCGACAAACCGCACTCAACGCCAATCTGGAGGCCGAGAATGCCATCGTGGAGTTCCTAAAGAACCAAGAACGGCTGCGACTGCAACTCGAAGCTGCCGAAGCCGCCGACAAAACGAACGAGTTGATCACCCTGCAATTCTTGGAGGGCGAGGAAATCGACTTCAACCGTGTGTTCAGCGTCCAAAATACGAAGACGCAGCAAGAAGTATCTGCCGCCGCAGCCAAAGGTGATGTCGCCCAAAGCGTGGTGGCGATCTACCGGTCCCTCGGCGGTGGTTGGCCGTCACCGTTCCTCACGCAGCCCATCATGACCGTAGGGGAGCAAGACACCGCTGGTATCGGCGAAGCTGAATCAGATGATGCGATGGGTGATGAAGCCCCCGATGGCAGTGCTGAGGATGCTGCTGATGAGGCTGATACTGCAGAAGAAATTGAAACCCCACCCGCAGAGAGAGAGTCCCCCATTGAAGAAGTGCTCGAAAACCCGGTCGACGAATCAACTGACGACTGA
- a CDS encoding efflux RND transporter periplasmic adaptor subunit: MAASSTQSSSFVGVVLRLAIPCIILAAGWFGFQRLASEIERAPLPEPKKVLLRSRIEEINVVDYPVVVTTHAVVQAHNRIMLTSEVSGTVTKTSASFEVGAYFKAGEVLVEIDQSDYLTALAIAESELAVAKSELKLAIIVEERKLRLVESNAVPQGEVETASASREQAESNVALAETNVEQAKLNLRRTKFVAPFDGRVVSKLIGRGQMAGANSPLGEVFAIDYAEVRLPVSGDQREFLNLPEFADDPPLEVRLQDGILQSSDLVWDATIVRTEGVLDANSRDLFAIARIDDPFGQKSGKPPLRIGQPVIASIQGKVLRDVIALPRAAVRELDQIVLVDRTDQTLLPLQVKTLWSDADKVIVSSSAIPQGMWLATTPMPFTPSGARIEIIPPANTDAAISIADSNSPESDKNATN; encoded by the coding sequence ATGGCAGCGTCATCAACTCAATCTTCCAGTTTCGTCGGTGTCGTGCTGCGATTAGCCATCCCATGCATTATTCTGGCCGCAGGATGGTTTGGGTTCCAACGTCTAGCGAGTGAAATTGAGCGTGCTCCCCTGCCGGAGCCCAAGAAGGTATTGCTTCGTTCTCGCATCGAGGAGATCAACGTCGTTGATTATCCAGTGGTGGTGACGACGCACGCTGTCGTGCAAGCTCATAACCGGATCATGCTGACATCGGAAGTCTCAGGCACAGTCACGAAGACGAGTGCTTCGTTTGAGGTCGGTGCGTACTTCAAAGCGGGAGAGGTGCTTGTCGAAATTGATCAGAGTGACTATCTCACCGCGCTCGCGATCGCCGAGTCCGAGCTGGCGGTGGCCAAGTCCGAACTTAAACTCGCGATCATCGTGGAGGAGCGTAAGCTGCGGCTGGTGGAGTCCAATGCTGTTCCTCAGGGGGAAGTCGAAACCGCGTCGGCAAGTCGAGAGCAGGCGGAGTCCAATGTTGCTTTGGCCGAAACCAATGTCGAGCAAGCAAAGCTGAATCTGCGCAGGACAAAATTCGTGGCGCCCTTCGATGGCCGGGTAGTGTCGAAACTAATCGGCCGGGGGCAGATGGCAGGGGCGAATTCTCCGTTGGGTGAAGTGTTCGCGATCGACTATGCCGAAGTTCGATTGCCGGTCTCCGGCGATCAGCGAGAGTTTCTAAATCTGCCCGAATTTGCAGACGATCCTCCCCTCGAAGTGCGTCTTCAAGATGGGATTTTGCAATCCAGCGATCTCGTCTGGGACGCGACGATCGTGCGGACGGAGGGGGTACTCGATGCAAATTCTCGCGATCTTTTCGCGATCGCACGAATCGACGATCCCTTTGGCCAAAAATCGGGCAAGCCGCCGCTGCGAATCGGCCAACCCGTCATCGCCTCGATCCAGGGCAAGGTGCTTCGCGATGTCATCGCGTTGCCACGGGCGGCCGTGCGTGAATTAGATCAAATCGTGTTGGTTGACCGAACAGATCAAACGCTGTTGCCCCTCCAAGTGAAGACGCTGTGGTCGGACGCGGATAAAGTGATCGTTTCGTCATCAGCGATCCCCCAAGGAATGTGGTTGGCAACGACACCCATGCCATTCACTCCCAGTGGAGCAAGGATCGAAATCATTCCGCCGGCAAATACAGATGCGGCAATCTCGATTGCGGATTCCAATTCTCCTGAGTCCGACAAGAATGCCACTAATTAA
- a CDS encoding efflux RND transporter permease subunit, whose translation MIRWFTTNGIAANFLMLAILIAGVYTAFYKIPLEVSPERTMASVRIEMTYRGGTAKDVEQAILIPIEESLEGVEGIRDIISEGRQGSGRISVEAEPGADLRTLMDDVSARIDTITTFPDETERPQISIPDSSNWWEVLSIAVTGHLSPHELREVARKVQEDVIALPGVSRAQVQGDREYEISVEVDTTKLLAFGLSLQDLTSAIQQYSIDLPAGSINSASGTFIIRTRGQAYSEQEFKDVPILAANGSYVSLGEVATITDGFEEGEKIVEFNGKPALFVEVMRTGNENAIEISDKVHEYVRNERSRFPEGIELFIWDDESVEIRGRLTTLIESMLQGSLLVMLLLGLFLRPGLAFWIVAGIPVGFAGGVMLMPWFGVTANVMSLFGFIIVVGIVVDDAIVTGENVYLKMKDGMSPLEAAVEGTQEVAIPVTFGALTTMVAFIPLMFFEGSWGDFASQVPPIVAPVLLFSLVESKFILPAHLKHLRPVPHNNPITRIQTWIANGLEYFIERFYQPCLQFSVHHRASVLAIFASAMLLMVGYCLSGRMEFIAYPSVEQQRISAELDMPDDTSLETTALYMDRIEAALQQLQQEFIDPGTGESLVRNISKLVGASRIHRDFDKSRGAITFEVLAPSLRSSTGPRNSDLSARWNELIGPIPEATEFRIRSESSISRDRNTDNANLNIELRGPMSPEKASVARKIKALLEDYKEFNSAWANINYGQDELELRLKPLAAEIELTQQVLAQQVRQSFFGEEAQRLQRGIDSIRVMVRLPLEQRETLHTLERMRVRTPRGADVPLSTVADIAFTKAPSSVERKNGAEILRCGAQPIDETVDLLAIANELSPKIEELCQENNLSFQYIGYVAEAEDTQRKTILSSCLLAFVLYGLLAIALKSLGQPFFVLLAVPFAIIGALLGHIAMDITPSYLSVFGMLALAGVAVNDTLVMVDYVNQRRAEGATLREAALQAGARRFRPIMLTSVTTFVGLVPLLTDKSLQAQFLIPMAASLAFGVMFATVVTLFLIPCALLAADDIGRMLSAIKRWYFRPFSAEDQTIEQDAR comes from the coding sequence ATGATTCGCTGGTTTACAACAAATGGGATCGCTGCGAACTTCCTGATGCTCGCGATTTTGATCGCGGGCGTTTATACGGCGTTCTATAAGATTCCGCTGGAGGTATCCCCTGAGCGGACCATGGCGTCGGTCCGTATTGAAATGACGTACCGCGGTGGAACCGCCAAAGATGTCGAGCAAGCCATTCTCATTCCCATCGAAGAGTCGCTCGAAGGGGTCGAGGGCATCCGCGATATCATCTCGGAGGGGCGCCAGGGTAGCGGTCGTATTTCGGTAGAAGCCGAACCAGGGGCAGACCTCCGCACGTTGATGGATGATGTCTCCGCTCGCATCGATACCATCACCACCTTTCCCGACGAAACCGAACGACCTCAGATTTCCATCCCCGATTCGTCGAATTGGTGGGAGGTGTTGAGTATCGCCGTCACGGGACATTTGAGTCCTCACGAATTACGCGAAGTTGCACGCAAGGTCCAGGAAGATGTGATTGCACTTCCCGGGGTCAGCCGCGCGCAGGTCCAAGGTGATCGTGAATACGAAATCAGCGTGGAGGTGGATACGACCAAGCTTTTAGCGTTTGGGTTGAGTTTGCAGGATCTGACCAGTGCGATCCAGCAATACTCGATCGATTTGCCAGCGGGCTCGATTAATAGCGCCAGTGGTACCTTCATTATTCGAACACGCGGCCAAGCATATTCCGAGCAGGAATTCAAGGATGTGCCCATTCTCGCCGCCAATGGTTCCTATGTAAGCTTGGGTGAAGTCGCGACCATTACCGACGGATTTGAAGAAGGCGAGAAGATCGTTGAATTCAACGGTAAGCCCGCCTTATTCGTCGAGGTAATGCGCACCGGAAATGAAAATGCCATCGAGATTTCGGACAAGGTGCATGAATACGTCCGTAATGAGCGGAGTCGGTTCCCCGAGGGAATCGAGTTGTTCATCTGGGACGACGAATCGGTAGAAATTCGAGGTCGACTGACAACGCTCATCGAATCGATGTTGCAAGGCAGTTTGCTGGTCATGTTGTTACTCGGCCTCTTCCTCCGGCCTGGCTTGGCATTCTGGATCGTTGCGGGCATCCCGGTGGGTTTCGCTGGCGGCGTGATGCTGATGCCGTGGTTTGGCGTCACCGCCAATGTCATGAGCTTGTTCGGTTTTATTATTGTCGTTGGGATTGTCGTCGACGATGCAATCGTGACCGGCGAGAATGTCTACCTGAAAATGAAGGACGGGATGTCTCCTCTCGAAGCCGCAGTGGAGGGTACCCAGGAGGTCGCGATCCCGGTCACTTTCGGTGCGTTGACGACCATGGTGGCGTTCATTCCGCTGATGTTCTTTGAAGGTAGTTGGGGTGATTTTGCATCTCAGGTGCCGCCGATTGTGGCTCCCGTCCTGCTCTTCTCACTGGTGGAATCGAAATTCATCCTTCCGGCCCACCTCAAACATTTACGACCGGTTCCTCATAACAATCCGATCACCAGAATCCAGACTTGGATTGCCAATGGTCTGGAGTATTTCATTGAGCGGTTTTATCAACCCTGCCTGCAGTTCTCAGTGCATCATCGTGCGTCCGTATTGGCAATCTTTGCGTCCGCGATGCTGCTGATGGTTGGTTATTGCTTGAGCGGTCGCATGGAGTTCATTGCTTATCCGTCTGTCGAGCAGCAGAGGATTAGCGCCGAACTCGATATGCCGGACGACACCTCGCTGGAGACAACCGCTCTTTATATGGATCGGATCGAAGCGGCCTTGCAGCAACTTCAGCAAGAATTCATTGATCCTGGGACGGGCGAGTCACTCGTTCGTAATATTTCCAAGCTCGTTGGTGCTAGCCGGATCCACCGCGACTTCGATAAGTCGCGAGGCGCGATAACTTTCGAGGTCTTAGCCCCGTCGCTTCGTAGTTCCACGGGGCCACGCAACAGCGACCTCTCTGCGAGATGGAACGAGTTGATTGGGCCGATTCCCGAGGCCACCGAGTTCCGCATTCGTTCCGAATCGAGCATCAGCCGAGATCGAAATACCGACAATGCGAACTTGAACATCGAACTACGCGGTCCGATGTCACCAGAAAAAGCCAGCGTCGCCCGGAAAATCAAGGCACTGCTTGAAGATTACAAAGAGTTTAACTCGGCGTGGGCAAACATTAATTATGGCCAGGACGAATTGGAATTGCGGCTCAAACCGCTAGCTGCCGAAATCGAACTGACGCAGCAAGTGCTCGCTCAGCAGGTCCGCCAGTCCTTCTTTGGTGAAGAGGCTCAGCGCTTGCAGCGAGGAATTGATAGTATTCGGGTCATGGTTCGACTGCCTCTCGAGCAGCGGGAAACACTTCATACCCTGGAGCGGATGCGAGTGCGCACGCCGCGGGGGGCAGACGTTCCACTATCGACGGTTGCAGATATTGCCTTCACCAAGGCACCTTCATCAGTAGAGCGGAAGAATGGGGCCGAGATCCTGCGCTGTGGCGCTCAACCCATCGACGAAACCGTCGACCTGCTAGCGATCGCCAATGAGCTCTCTCCGAAGATTGAAGAGTTGTGCCAGGAAAACAATCTCAGCTTCCAATACATCGGTTATGTGGCCGAAGCTGAAGATACGCAGCGAAAGACGATTCTCAGTTCCTGTCTGTTGGCCTTTGTCCTGTATGGACTGCTCGCCATTGCCTTGAAATCATTGGGGCAGCCATTCTTCGTATTGCTGGCAGTGCCGTTCGCCATTATCGGAGCGCTGCTGGGACATATCGCGATGGATATCACCCCGTCGTATCTATCCGTTTTCGGGATGCTGGCGCTGGCGGGAGTTGCCGTCAATGACACGCTCGTCATGGTTGACTATGTCAATCAGCGTCGTGCCGAGGGGGCGACCCTCCGTGAAGCAGCCCTCCAGGCTGGTGCCAGACGATTCCGCCCGATCATGTTGACGTCTGTTACGACCTTTGTGGGCCTGGTGCCGCTGCTAACGGATAAATCTTTGCAGGCTCAATTTCTCATACCGATGGCGGCATCGCTCGCCTTTGGAGTGATGTTTGCCACCGTCGTGACGCTGTTCCTGATTCCTTGTGCGCTGCTTGCTGCGGATGATATCGGGAGAATGTTGTCGGCAATCAAGCGGTGGTACTTCCGGCCATTTTCAGCTGAGGATCAAACGATCGAGCAAGATGCTCGCTAG
- a CDS encoding PmoA family protein: MKTVLYCTLRKVTFFGLTAGLCAVAGPARLNAQQNAAIEIRSEATASSSTSSSHGTTGTTGTAAGFRIESSADGETGAVWRFSQGDRVLATYHADLDGTPGFYPLLSPAGLPLTRNFPMQPYGAAEQNASVASRFEKHDHPHHRSMWFDHGDVNGVDFWATPTDGEFGQIVQRTASSNASQSSVVIDGVAKNSGHCDLSTSNDWIAPDGKRLLSDERQFRFHEHLGDTIMDVTIKLIASDGDVTFGDTKEGSLGVRMAGTVKVDAKLGGEIHNAEGLKDNDTWGKISNWVDYSGPIAPPELPEGDAKVTAKDASTWARAGITMMYHPGNKLPDCYWHVRSYGLFAANPFGRHHFGAPAYDGVKIEEGQTLTLHFRLVLHNGMFDAEKTRQHYDAYAAENVE; encoded by the coding sequence ATGAAAACAGTGCTCTATTGTACCCTACGCAAAGTGACCTTCTTCGGACTGACTGCCGGACTGTGCGCCGTTGCTGGGCCTGCGCGGCTGAATGCTCAGCAGAACGCCGCAATTGAGATTCGATCGGAGGCTACCGCGTCGAGTTCGACCAGCAGCTCGCACGGAACGACAGGAACAACGGGGACCGCCGCAGGCTTTCGGATTGAATCGAGCGCCGACGGCGAGACCGGCGCCGTTTGGCGGTTCAGCCAGGGCGATCGGGTGCTGGCTACCTATCACGCTGATCTCGATGGTACTCCAGGTTTTTACCCACTTCTGTCGCCCGCTGGCCTGCCACTGACGCGTAATTTTCCGATGCAACCGTATGGTGCCGCAGAGCAAAACGCTTCGGTCGCGAGCCGATTCGAGAAGCATGATCATCCTCATCACCGGTCGATGTGGTTTGACCACGGTGACGTCAATGGGGTCGACTTTTGGGCAACTCCCACCGACGGCGAGTTTGGCCAGATTGTACAGCGAACGGCCAGCAGCAACGCCTCACAATCGTCGGTCGTGATCGATGGTGTCGCAAAAAATTCGGGGCATTGCGACCTCAGCACCAGCAATGATTGGATAGCTCCCGATGGTAAGCGATTGCTAAGTGACGAGCGTCAGTTTCGATTTCATGAGCATCTCGGTGACACGATCATGGATGTCACAATCAAGCTCATCGCCAGTGACGGTGATGTGACGTTTGGCGACACTAAGGAGGGATCGCTTGGAGTGCGGATGGCGGGCACCGTCAAGGTGGATGCGAAACTTGGCGGTGAGATCCACAATGCCGAAGGCCTGAAAGACAACGACACCTGGGGAAAGATCTCCAACTGGGTTGACTACAGCGGCCCAATTGCACCGCCGGAACTGCCCGAGGGCGATGCGAAAGTCACGGCTAAAGACGCCTCTACTTGGGCACGGGCTGGCATCACGATGATGTACCATCCGGGCAATAAGCTACCGGATTGCTACTGGCATGTGCGCAGCTATGGTTTATTCGCTGCGAACCCCTTCGGCAGACACCACTTTGGCGCCCCTGCCTATGACGGCGTGAAGATTGAAGAGGGACAGACGCTGACATTGCACTTCCGCTTGGTGCTACACAATGGCATGTTTGATGCAGAGAAAACGCGGCAGCATTACGATGCCTATGCAGCAGAAAACGTCGAGTGA
- a CDS encoding lactate/malate dehydrogenase family protein: MKLTIVGMGRVGSAIAFAATMEPIVSELWLLNRSIEKAEGDAMDLTHASALRNSNMTIQAGTIEDAAGSDVIVFTASVSPTRADWKRSDLAAGNKPLLEHWLPALAESSPNAVLIMVSNPVDVMTYAAIQITGFPPERVIGTGTLLDSIRYRASLSHELEIHSDDIRAYILGEHGDDQFAAHSVAMTGGEKFFPSETSRRLFRETVNVGYEVYNRKGYTNYGIALATMSIVDSIVYDLRHTMPVSVLVDGFLGVDDVCLSLPTVIGRSGVTRILHPPLSEEEAAAFRHCAAKVRETIETMASE; encoded by the coding sequence ATGAAGTTAACAATCGTGGGAATGGGGCGTGTGGGTTCAGCGATCGCGTTTGCGGCAACGATGGAACCGATCGTCAGCGAACTCTGGTTGCTCAATCGCTCGATCGAGAAAGCCGAAGGCGACGCGATGGACCTCACCCACGCCAGTGCGCTTCGCAATAGCAATATGACGATTCAGGCTGGTACGATCGAGGATGCCGCTGGCAGCGATGTCATCGTGTTCACCGCATCGGTGTCACCCACGCGCGCGGACTGGAAACGCTCCGACCTCGCGGCAGGAAATAAACCCCTGCTCGAACATTGGCTGCCCGCCCTGGCGGAATCCAGTCCCAACGCGGTTTTAATCATGGTCAGCAATCCCGTCGATGTCATGACGTACGCGGCGATCCAAATCACCGGATTCCCGCCCGAGCGGGTCATTGGCACGGGCACCCTGCTCGACAGCATTCGGTACCGAGCGTCACTCTCACACGAGCTGGAGATCCACTCCGATGATATTCGTGCATACATCTTGGGTGAACATGGCGATGATCAGTTTGCGGCACACTCAGTGGCGATGACCGGGGGGGAAAAGTTTTTCCCGAGCGAAACCAGTCGCCGGCTTTTTCGTGAAACCGTGAACGTGGGCTACGAGGTCTATAATCGGAAAGGGTACACCAACTACGGGATCGCGCTGGCGACAATGTCGATCGTGGATTCCATCGTGTACGACTTGCGTCACACCATGCCGGTCAGTGTGCTCGTCGATGGTTTTCTCGGCGTGGATGACGTCTGCCTGTCTCTGCCGACGGTCATCGGCCGCAGCGGCGTCACCCGCATTCTGCACCCACCGCTCTCGGAGGAAGAGGCAGCGGCGTTTCGACATTGCGCCGCCAAGGTGCGCGAAACCATCGAAACGATGGCGAGCGAATAG
- a CDS encoding tyrosine-type recombinase/integrase: MKFIQTKLEDLTRAERIKEARMNDAGEAMDEIEDVIGFIDPSEPDVIQNLRRAIRGRQDTPEAERVYVSNVKAFMRERGLRRHHMHKDTFPANLREAVKKAGIHKHINSHVFRHILLHICGMREKLLSETN; encoded by the coding sequence TTGAAGTTCATTCAAACGAAACTCGAAGACCTCACTCGGGCTGAGAGGATCAAAGAGGCGAGAATGAACGACGCGGGTGAGGCCATGGACGAGATCGAAGACGTCATCGGTTTTATCGATCCAAGTGAGCCGGACGTGATTCAGAACCTGCGTCGTGCGATACGGGGGCGTCAGGACACGCCCGAGGCTGAACGAGTGTACGTGTCGAATGTGAAGGCGTTCATGCGTGAACGGGGGCTGCGACGTCATCACATGCATAAGGATACATTCCCCGCAAACTTGCGTGAGGCGGTCAAGAAGGCGGGGATCCACAAGCACATCAACTCGCATGTTTTTCGTCACATTTTGCTACACATCTGCGGCATGAGGGAAAAACTGTTATCCGAGACAAACTGA
- a CDS encoding TlpA family protein disulfide reductase, with protein MMTERRWSLLTNGISTPAARISQTFCHQKGPMMRIYICLLIAAIFSSSLAFADSAANVDPLPIADFKKIAGERSVSIDATTRTVILEFAKIIETPNPQIVSLVNALNDNVESISLVTLMALLDPRQGQGVSKQLTKHSDPVVRFVAGIVLSGSGDSDAANSVHTLIHDESLEPMDKRLIRTWCDGVGIRVETDDADTIFSHLSTAMGGEPKLKKGDEAPAFEAETSTGQKLSLGQLKGRVVVLHFWATSCGPCMANMPSHISALSKYDSENVEVVFVSLDEDKDAYNAAVEKNEIPFKSVRDARGWGGDLARAFGVNLMPFDIVIDRDGIIFSNSTNDIDAALKTESTAR; from the coding sequence ATGATGACGGAGCGGCGGTGGTCGCTGCTCACAAATGGAATCTCAACTCCCGCCGCCCGCATATCGCAAACGTTCTGCCATCAAAAAGGACCAATGATGAGAATTTACATCTGCTTACTCATTGCTGCCATATTCTCGTCATCTTTGGCATTCGCAGACAGTGCGGCAAATGTTGATCCACTGCCGATAGCAGATTTTAAGAAGATCGCTGGAGAACGTTCCGTCTCGATCGACGCAACCACTAGAACCGTCATTCTTGAATTTGCGAAAATTATCGAAACACCTAATCCGCAAATCGTTTCGTTAGTAAATGCACTTAACGACAATGTTGAATCGATTTCGCTAGTAACTCTTATGGCACTACTGGACCCTCGGCAAGGACAGGGTGTAAGCAAACAATTGACGAAACACAGCGATCCTGTCGTTCGGTTTGTCGCGGGAATAGTGTTGTCTGGTAGTGGGGACTCCGATGCGGCAAATAGCGTTCACACTTTGATTCATGATGAATCCCTGGAACCAATGGACAAACGCTTGATTCGCACATGGTGCGATGGCGTTGGTATTCGCGTCGAGACCGATGATGCCGACACCATTTTCAGTCATCTTTCAACTGCCATGGGCGGCGAGCCTAAGTTAAAGAAGGGCGACGAAGCGCCGGCTTTCGAAGCAGAAACTTCGACTGGGCAAAAACTATCCTTGGGGCAACTCAAAGGGCGGGTCGTTGTTCTTCATTTTTGGGCAACTTCGTGTGGGCCATGCATGGCAAATATGCCATCACATATATCCGCACTGTCAAAATACGACTCCGAAAACGTTGAGGTAGTGTTCGTTAGTCTTGATGAAGACAAAGATGCCTACAATGCGGCCGTCGAAAAGAATGAAATACCATTTAAAAGTGTTCGCGACGCACGCGGCTGGGGCGGTGACTTGGCTCGTGCGTTCGGCGTCAATTTAATGCCTTTTGATATTGTGATCGACCGAGATGGCATAATCTTTTCTAATTCAACCAACGATATCGACGCGGCGTTGAAAACGGAATCGACAGCGCGTTGA